One genomic window of Methanosarcina acetivorans C2A includes the following:
- a CDS encoding IS66 family transposase: MNTNYRLEIFYSPSGHRIYSGELPYGIKGKFGPGIKSRIIALKHVANVSEPKIHEFLENIGVQISRATISRILTKDIDIFHQEKAELFQEGLKATSYRQIDDTGVRVNGVNQYTQILCNPYYAAYFTVLNKNRENVLDVLLCGKKRTALLMKHLI, translated from the coding sequence GTGAACACAAACTACAGGCTCGAGATTTTTTATTCTCCCTCTGGGCACAGAATATATTCAGGAGAATTGCCATATGGTATCAAAGGCAAATTTGGTCCCGGAATCAAGTCTAGGATAATCGCCCTTAAACATGTTGCTAATGTTTCAGAGCCCAAAATACATGAATTTCTGGAAAATATTGGCGTGCAGATATCCAGAGCAACCATTTCTCGAATTTTGACAAAAGATATTGATATCTTCCATCAGGAAAAAGCTGAACTTTTTCAGGAAGGTCTAAAGGCTACGTCTTATCGGCAGATCGATGATACAGGCGTAAGAGTCAACGGTGTCAATCAATATACTCAGATTCTTTGCAATCCTTATTATGCTGCTTATTTTACAGTTCTCAATAAGAACCGAGAAAATGTATTAGATGTACTTTTATGTGGAAAAAAACGTACTGCTTTATTGATGAAGCATTTGATCTGA